Proteins co-encoded in one Gossypium arboreum isolate Shixiya-1 chromosome 11, ASM2569848v2, whole genome shotgun sequence genomic window:
- the LOC108473778 gene encoding delta(12)-fatty-acid desaturase FAD2-like has product MGAGGRMSVPPSQRKQESGSMKRVPISKPPFTLSEIKKAIPPHCFQRSLIRSFSYLVYDFILVSIFYYVATTYFHNLPQPLSFVAWPIYWTLQGSVLTGVWVIAHECGHHAFSDYQWIDDTVGLILHSSLLVPYFSWKYSHRRHHSNTGSLERDEVFVPKKRSSIRWWAKYLNNPPGRFVTVTIQLTLGWPLYLAFNVAGRPYEGFACHYNPYGPIYNDRERLQIYISDVGVLAVTYGLYRLVLAKGLAWVICVYGVPLLIVNAFLVMITYLQHTHPALPHYDSSEWDWLRGALATVDRDYGILNKVFHNITDTHVAHHLFSTMPHYHAMEATKAIKPILGEYYSFDGTPVYKAIFREAKECIYVEPDEGEQSSKGVFWFRNKI; this is encoded by the coding sequence ATGGGTGCAGGTGGCAGAATGTCGGTTCCTCCAAGTCAAAGGAAACAAGAATCGGGCTCAATGAAAAGAGTCCCTATATCTAAACCACCATTTACTCTCAGTGAAATAAAAAAAGCCATCCCACCACACTGTTTCCAACGCTCACTTATCCGTTCATTTTCCTATCTCGTTTACGACTTCATTTTAGTCTCTATCTTTTACTACGTAGCCACCACTTACTTCCACAACCTCCCTCAGCCACTATCTTTCGTCGCCTGGCCAATTTATTGGACTCTTCAAGGTTCAGTCCTCACTGGCGTTTGGGTTATCGCCCATGAATGCGGTCACCATGCTTTTAGCGATTACCAATGGATCGATGACACTGTCGGTCTCATCCTCCATTCATCCCTTCTTGTCCCGTACTTTTCGTGGAAATATAGTCACCGACGTCACCATTCCAACACTGGTTCCCTTGAACGCGACGAAGTATTTGTTCCGAAGAAACGGAGCAGCATTAGATGGTGGGCTAAATACCTCAACAATCCACCAGGTCGTTTCGTCACAGTCACCATTCAGCTCACTCTCGGATGGCCTCTTTACTTAGCATTCAATGTAGCAGGTAGACCTTACGAAGGATTCGCTTGTCACTACAACCCATACGGTCCTATCTACAACGACCGTGAACGACTTCAAATCTACATATCCGACGTCGGTGTCCTTGCTGTCACCTATGGGCTGTACCGTCTCGTGTTAGCCAAAGGTCTAGCTTGGGTCATTTGCGTTTACGGTGTCCCATTGCTCATCGTTAATGCATTCCTCGTCATGATCACATACTTGCAACACACTCACCCCGCATTACCACACTACGACTCATCCGAATGGGACTGGTTACGTGGAGCCCTCGCGACGGTCGACCGAGATTATGGGATATTAAACAAGGTTTTCCATAACATAACTGATACTCATGTCGCTCATCATTTGTTTTCGACGATGCCGCATTACCACGCAATGGAAGCAACTAAGGCAATAAAACCAATATTGGGAGAGTATTATTCATTTGATGGTACACCAGTTTATAAAGCGATATTTAGAGAGGCAAAGGAGTGTATTTACGTTGAACCAGACGAAGGTGAGCAGAGCAGCAAAGGTGTATTTTGGTTTAGAAATAAGATCTAA
- the LOC108471096 gene encoding nuclear intron maturase 1, mitochondrial has product MIKKPGRRKPSSTRGKKMSLRQFIKHLPCISIRKASPFVSYSRRFSSSSLPVLSVHDSASESDPYSLLKQDPIDVCLSIWVKSFSSPPNTTFPNLTGFLSKFDLWVLAYQRSCAHFTGAFPPRNAIHSQTLHSLLSLRNAVVHGGRFKWNNKTNQLVRSPNDKPSTTVISKRKLQALLESPDPCFQDRVVQEVLLMVLEPVFEARFSGKSHAFRPGRNAHTVIRTIRSNFAGYLWFLKGDLTELFDNVDVDLMMGYVQKVVKDKKILNLLKSGLNVRVKRRLKRDNDGDGGGDLKSKRRKKRKATKKRILSKNEPKPDPFWLRTFFDFAPEEAAKVPSYGYCGILSPLLANVCLNELDQAMEERIVTFFRPSKHDSIWKDTIDDGCHNPSWPEFVPSSGREKTRKMDYLRYGGHFLIGIRGPREEAVQIRKEIIEFCESKFGLRLDNSKLDIEHISRGIQFLDHIICRRVIHPTLRYTSSGGNIVSQKGVGTLLSVTASLQQCIRQFRRLQFVKGDKDPEPLPCNPMLYSSQAHTNSQMNKFLETMADWYRYADNRKKVVGFCAYVIRSSLAKLYAARYRLKSRAKVYKIASRDLSRPLRESSNNSAPEYSDLLRMGLVDAIEGVQFSHMSLIPSCDYTPFPRNWIPDHEQLLHEYIKLQDPKFFCNLHKAIKREGLSLPQDEISDIVWDYKTLGIWRYRSNSGKETKEGSE; this is encoded by the coding sequence ATGATTAAAAAACCGGGAAGAAGAAAACCGTCGTCTACAAGAGGAAAAAAAATGTCTTTGAGGCAATTCATCAAACACCTTCCCTGCATTTCAATTCGAAAAGCTTCCCCTTTCGTTTCCTATTCCCGTCgcttttcttcttcttcccttCCGGTTCTCTCAGTTCACGACTCGGCATCCGAATCAGATCCATATAGTCTTTTGAAGCAGGACCCGATTGATGTCTGTCTTTCAATATGGGTCAAATCATTTTCTTCACCACCAAACACCACTTTCCCGAACTTAACCGGCTTCCTTTCGAAATTCGACCTTTGGGTTTTAGCCTACCAACGGTCTTGTGCTCATTTCACCGGCGCGTTCCCCCCACGCAACGCCATTCATTCCCAGACCCTTCATTCCCTTCTTTCCCTCCGTAACGCCGTCGTTCACGGTGGCCGGTTCAAGTGGAACAACAAAACCAATCAGCTGGTCCGTAGCCCGAACGACAAGCCGTCGACGACTGTGATATCAAAGAGGAAGCTTCAAGCCTTGCTTGAATCCCCTGATCCTTGTTTCCAAGACCGGGTTGTCCAAGAGGTTCTTTTGATGGTCTTGGAACCGGTTTTTGAAGCCCGGTTTTCAGGTAAGTCTCATGCTTTTAGGCCTGGTAGGAATGCTCATACAGTTATCCGTACTATTCGAAGTAATTTTGCTGGGTACCTTTGGTTCTTAAAAGGTGATTTAACTGAGTTATTTGATAATGTGGATGTTGATTTAATGATGGGTTATGTTCAAAAAGTCGTAAAAGATAAGAAAATATTGAATTTGCTTAAATCTGGGCTTAATGTGCGCGTTAAGAGGAGATTAAAGCGTGATAATGATGGTGATGGTGGTGGAGATTTGAAGagcaagagaaggaaaaagagaAAGGCTACAAAGAAGAGGATTTTGAGTAAAAACGAGCCGAAACCGGACCCATTTTGGTTAAGAACTTTCTTTGATTTTGCTCCTGAGGAAGCTGCTAAGGTACCTTCTTACGGTTATTGTGGAATTTTAAGTCCTTTACTCGCTAATGTTTGTCTTAATGAATTGGATCAAGCAATGGAAGAGAGGATAGTTACGTTTTTTAGACCGTCTAAGCACGATTCGATATGGAAAGATACGATCGATGATGGATGTCATAACCCTTCTTGGCCTGAATTTGTTCCTTCTAGTGGTAGAGAGAAAACTAGGAAAATGGATTATTTAAGATATGGAGGTCATTTCTTGATTGGCATTCGAGGACCAAGAGAGGAAGCAGTGCAAATTAGGAAGGAAATAATCGAGTTTTGCGAGAGCAAATTCGGGTTAAGGTTGGATAATTCTAAACTGGATATTGAGCACATTAGTAGAGGGATTCAATTCTTGGATCATATAATCTGTAGAAGAGTGATACACCCGACTCTTCGTTATACGTCTAGTGGAGGGAATATTGTGAGTCAAAAAGGTGTAGGGACTTTGCTTTCGGTTACCGCTAGCTTACAGCAATGCATTCGACAGTTTCGGCGGCTTCAGTTTGTTAAGGGTGATAAGGATCCCGAACCTCTGCCTTGTAACCCAATGCTTTACTCAAGTCAAGCTCATACAAATTCCCAGATGAATAAGTTTCTTGAAACTATGGCTGATTGGTACAGATATGCTGATAATCGAAAGAAAGTTGTTGGTTTTTGTGCTTATGTGATTCGTAGCTCATTAGCTAAACTGTACGCTGCAAGGTATAGGTTAAAATCACGTGCCAAGGTGTATAAGATAGCGTCACGTGATCTTAGTCGTCCATTGAGGGAGAGTAGCAACAATTCTGCACCTGAATACTCCGACCTTTTGAGGATGGGACTTGTTGATGCAATTGAAGGTGTTCAGTTCTCACACATGTCGTTGATTCCATCTTGTGATTACACCCCATTTCCTAGGAATTGGATACCGGACCACGAGCAGCTTTTGCATGAGTATATTAAACTACAAGATCCCAAATTCTTCTGCAACTTGCATAAAGCTATAAAACGCGAAGGCCTAAGTTTGCCTCAAGATGAGATATCCGATATTGTGTGGGATTATAAGACTCTGGGAATTTGGAGATATCGATCTAATAGTGGCAAAGAAACGAAAGAGGGTTCCGAATGA
- the LOC108474190 gene encoding uncharacterized protein LOC108474190 produces MDEETSDTMNLDLNLGPAPETGSGSLLNEGVNLNDLVENPFDRIRDAVRRRRWRWHQVQLPAATQSLSVEFDQFTGNSDGPNTLQAGEGSVTAEERTSDVPKVCETTNGFLEDEVLEDKKDVIEKGVSNDGSFFDCNICLDLAREPVVTCCGHLFCWSCLYRWLHMHSDANECPVCKGEVTVKTLTPIYGRGKVIYEPEEDSGFKIPPRPTAGRVDSWRQTIQRTPLNLPVEEMIRRIGSRFDLVRDLTPPREASGSRETAERTNSVLNRILTSRGLRGEQNAVVPLDDVDLTPSSTTSTDVVSTRIHSLYLQRQSHLRRARLTSLSSALNSAERMVEAIFRGNPVGRNQEQAPPAVVDDRDSFSSIAAVINSESQMDTAVEIDSVVSLSASSSRRRNDVLRVSDVDSGDSRAHRRRRLN; encoded by the coding sequence ATGGATGAGGAAACATCTGATACAATGAACCTTGACTTGAATCTGGGTCCGGCGCCTGAGACCGGGTCCGGGTCGTTGTTGAATGAAGGTGTGAATTTGAATGATTTAGTCGAGAACCCGTTTGATAGGATCCGGGATGCTGTTAGGCGTAGGAGATGGAGATGGCATCAGGTTCAACTTCCTGCTGCAACTCAGAGCTTATCGGTTGAATTTGATCAATTTACGGGGAATTCTGACGGTCCGAATACATTACAAGCAGGTGAGGGTAGCGTTACGGCTGAGGAAAGAACGAGTGATGTGCCGAAAGTGTGTGAAACCACCAATGGGTTTTTGGAAGATGAGGTTTTAGAAGATAAAAAGGATGTTATTGAGAAGGGTGTTAGCAATGATGGGAGTTTTTTCGATTGTAACATATGCTTAGATTTGGCTCGGGAACCTGTTGTAACTTGTTGCGGTCACTTGTTTTGTTGGTCGTGTCTTTACCGATGGTTGCATATGCATTCGGATGCAAATGAATGCCCAGTTTGTAAAGGAGAAGTGACGGTTAAAACGTTGACACCGATATATGGTCGTGGGAAGGTTATCTATGAGCCAGAAGAGGATTCGGGTTTTAAAATCCCTCCTCGTCCGACTGCAGGCCGAGTGGATAGTTGGAGGCAAACCATTCAACGGACTCCTTTAAATCTTCCTGTTGAAGAGATGATTCGTCGTATTGGAAGCAGATTTGATTTGGTACGTGACTTGACTCCACCACGTGAAGCCAGTGGTTCTCGGGAAACCGCAGAACGTACTAATTCCGTGCTTAATAGGATTTTGACATCTCGTGGATTACGTGGAGAGCAAAACGCAGTCGTGCCGCTCGATGATGTTGACTTGACACCGAGTAGTACAACAAGTACCGACGTGGTGTCCACCCGGATTCACTCTTTGTACCTTCAACGACAATCACACTTACGAAGAGCAAGACTGACTTCTCTATCATCGGCACTCAATTCAGCAGAAAGGATGGTCGAGGCAATATTCCGAGGCAACCCGGTGGGAAGAAATCAGGAGCAAGCGCCACCAGCAGTTGTCGATGATCGGGACTCGTTCTCAAGCATTGCTGCTGTAATAAACTCGGAGAGTCAAATGGACACCGCCGTCGAGATAGATTCTGTGGTTTCACTTTCGGCTTCGTCTTCTAGAAGAAGAAACGATGTATTGAGGGTCTCGGATGTCGACAGCGGTGACTCTCGGGCGCATAGGAGGAGACGATTGAACTAG